The genomic interval GATTAACTAGTGTCATCAAAGCAgtagcacagagagagagagagagagagttccaaGCCATGGCTAAAAGCTCCTTCAAGCTCGAACATCCCCTCGGTTCTCTCCCgctccccccctctctctgtgtgttcgtgtgtttgtgttttgacTGGTTTTTAATACAATTGTAGTTGATCTTTTGAAACTCCGAGTTTTACGATCTGGGTTTTTAATTTGATTAAGGTCATATTGCTTATGGGTGGAAATACGTACTATATTGTAATATCTATAATAATTCCCAATTTGCTTATTGTTTTTGCGTCTATTCGAAACGCGTTTTATTTTCCCCCTTCTTGTGTGTGTACATAGTTAAACATGATCTGTGTTTTTGGTAGTTGGTACTTTGAAATTGTAATTTAGAAGAAGTGCCTGTTTTATCATCTGAATCGTTAATTAATGGAACTCGTGGATCATAGCTATCTATACTTGTGGGACCATATATTGGTGTTGTTTGATTAAAAGATGGTTTGTGCTAACATGGATGAATAGGTTGAAGTATATATTTGCTTTGATCTGGTATTAGTTCCATCATCCATGATTGCCTTTCTCACGcgattttctaaaaatttaattttgtagcaAAGTTTGTTGTTTTTAATTCTTGTCCTTTCTCCGTTTGATCTTATAACAGATTGCGATGTTGGGGATTGGTGGGTTTGATTGGTGATCTGTCATTGTTTTAATAGAGAACGCTTACATACCCGCTATATAGATGTGTtgagaaattttcaaaattggaaTGCCTTTCAATCTTAACTGTGGTTGTGTGAAACAATGAAAGACCTGGATAAGTTTTACAATCAGAAAAAAGATATATCAGTATATACTAtgcttttaatgaaaaaaaaaatagaagtgagGCAAAGTTTTGGGAAATTTACGTTACTTGCACTTGCCAATGAGATGAACTGCCACAATCTTTCATTTTTGCATTATGTGACACAATTAGTTCTTCCTTAAGAAATTTccaacttaaaaatatgttttgtctGAAAAAAATGTTGCCATTGGagttattgttttaaaaaaatggggaATTCAGAGAAGATATATATGAACCATAATAGTATCCTGGGAAAGAACTAAGGAGACAGATAATAAGTACGTGAAATTGCCAAATGGAAATAAATAATGTCCTTTTTCATAGCTATCCGTCATACTTTGCCACCCTCTCTGCCTCTTACATATATTAGCATGCATTTAGTAAGGGAGTGTGTAATTTTTCTGACATCTTTCTGTAGATCggttttgtaaaattctccACAAAGCTTACTCGTGTACATGTTAAAATGTGTTGCATTTTTGTCTGCATTCCAGAAAGGAGGCAGGCAGAATCTGCTCGAATCAGGGAGAAGTATCCTGATAGAATACCGGTATGAAGTCTGTATCTCATTTTTAAGTGTTTGCCTATCTAGCAGAACTCTTACACCTAATATTTGTCTTCAATTACTATTTTCATGGATTTTCTTGTGCTATATAGGTTATTGTGGAGAAGGCTGAACGAAGTGAGATACCCAACATTGACAAGAAGAAGTTAGTTggctattatttttttcccattaattATTCCTAGCCTGGGTAATGCTTAGATTATGATTATTAATGTCTTCAAATAGGCTAGGACTCCTCAACCCCAAAACTCATCTTTTAGAGttccaactttaatattttgCTGTTTTATGTCGTTTGGTGGTTAAATATACCTTCTAATGTCTATTACTGTGCCAATTCTCTCCATTTGAGatgctatttttcttttctttgtctgTGATCAGAAATTATACTCAGGCTTGCACTGTTGAGGCCGTCTAGTTCATTTACATTTGTAGGAAATGAGCCTATAGTAACACGAGATATTCTTGTCTCTGAATTATTTGACTGTAAGCTAGTTGGCATGCTTGGTGCTATTACTAGTAAAGGTCATCCAGTAAATGTTCATAAGTTGAAGAGAGCTCACTTATCACTGAGAAGAGAGACATATCTATGAAGTAGATCGAGTTCAATTGTTGTCTTGTTCTATTGTCAGTAGGTGTGCTATATAACTTGAGGGTgtctaaataaatatttaggtTATGCTCTCAAGCAAATTCCTGTGTGATGGTTACTATACTTGATATTTGACCATAAACTACGGTGGTTGTATAAGTCTATCCTATGTAAAATGCAATGTTACAAGTAGGCTTAAAGAAATATCATGTAGTTTTTACATTGTAGAAGGTGAGTCTAGCTTGTCTCTGATGAATGCAGATATCTGGTTCCTGCTGATCTGACTGTTGGGCAGTTTGTATATGTGGTCCGGAAAAGGATTAAGCTTAGTGCTGAGAAGGCCATATTTATCTTTGTCAAGAATATCTTGCCACCAACTGGTGAgaatccttctttttttttttttagtgagatCTACTAGTACTAGATGTGTTCTTGAAATACAGCAATTGTACTTTTCATTTTAGATTTGTCTATCTCCAGTCAGTCACATCAGCTGACATCGTGCATTTTAAGTGGCTGAGGATGGCAAATCTACTAATAGAAAGTAACTTAAAATTAAGGGTGttaaatcgtgttaacgggtcgtgtcaagatatgtacattacacttaatgggtcaacacgaacacgacccctTTAAgaatttcgtgtcaaaattccaaacccgaacacgacacggtaagataatgggttgacacgacacgacccgttatgactcGTTactgaataagaaataaattgacacgacgcgacacgacccgttccgtttcaacctatttacattaATGAGTTGAACagacacgatacgacacgacccgtttgacttaattgattttatataaatatttaaatataaataatatctataaaaaataaaaaaaaactaactacaagtctaaaattaccatccaaacaaatatgatccacacaatttataataatattcattattaaaattacatcccaaatataataaacaaaacatacaatgtaaatatattaatgttacaattctaaatataataaaaaattcaaaacacagatctaaacaaatttagaacttgaagaagaaagtggagCGTTCTCcttgccctttaggtctaagggtataaagataaatttaattttcttaacgggtcataacgggttgacccgttagtgaacccgttaagcaatcgtgtcttaacggatcaacccgttttgatccgAATTCATTAAAGCTAAACCTTAACTCACTTTTAtcatgtcgtgttcgtattgggttaacgggtcatgTTACATATTACCACCCCTACTTAAAATGCGCCATATCTATAGGCGTGACTGAGGATGGCAAATCTACTAATCTAGTCTTAAGAACGACATTTCTCCTTTAAAATTAGCGTGAAGAGCTTCTGTACTAACTTAGTTTGCatgtatttatgttttgtttttattgcaGCTGCCATGATGTCTGCTATTTACGAGGAAAACAAAGATGAGGATGGGTTTCTTTACATGACTTACAGTGGGGAGAACACTTTTGGAACATTCTGAGTGTTGTCTAGCTGAATTATATgtgaattatattttaagaaGCAGATCAAGTTTATGTATATTCTTTGCTGTCAGCTCTAATTGGTGCATTCCAACTTGAGGATTTCTCTTAAAAACTTGCTCGGACTCTATGGATATACTGTGTAGTAAATGTTATATAGTTAACCCTCGGAATATTTTGATGAATGCTACGGTAAATAGTTTCTAGAAGTACGCATTACATCTGATGTCTCCTTTGGATGTGGATTGCTGCGTGTCTGAACTTCTGTTTCCAAGCCTGTCTAATCATAAATTGTTCGTTTTTAGCATTTGAAACATTGAAGACACCATTAATGCATTTTGATGTTTTGCAGTTTATGTTTTGCAGTTTATGAGTTGTGAATAGAAGTATTTTGTGGATCTTATCGAGatgggtttaattttttaagattgtgatgagtttaattttttttatagaaaatttaaaaagtagtaggTCTTATCAATAATTGGtttaagatgaattgagttggGTTTAAAGGAAGTAATTGAGCAGAATATCAAAGCAGTGATCTTGAATTCAAATCTTAACATGTGAATTCACCTATTGACATTGTTCCTCCACTTAAGTTTTTAAAGATAATTGGTGATTTAAGTGTTTAAAGGAGGTCATGATTTCAGGGTAGTTTCAATATTATGAGAAGGTAATGAGGGAGTTGTTAGCTGTATATTTAAATTGGGTCATGCTAGCAGGCCCGCCCAATATTTATCGCTCGACGTACCGctagttataaaatttttgttctttttattttgatgttattttaagtatttttttaacatttttaatcattaaggaaaaaaatatatatataattatattaatagtcactttcttaaccattaaacaaaaaaaaaatttaaatgcatgagTGATAAGATTGAGCGGTAAGTTTGAGTGACTCCACTaacattttctatttaaattagttttgcaATCGGCAGTGACTTGCCAAATTGTTTTTCCCTTTGGTAGGAGTATCGATACATCATACAACTATGAAGCTTTTTGCAGTGGAAAACAGATGGCAGAGAGCTTGCAGTGGGCGCCTCAAATCTCGATGGTTTATTAGCACATAGGAATCCTGAAAGCAGTGTGAGAGGCTGAAAAACCCATTGGATTTGCAGCTACCAGTCTTATTTGGTTTAGTTAGCTTGGATGGGCAGCTGTACACTCACGCAGGGAATGTAGTTAATTATAGTACTACAAAGGTATATGATTTGTCTAAAAAAGTTAACTAATCCAAATTCTTTTTAGCTctgatttgaatagtgagattagatgatatgattttagattaaagttgaataaaatattatttttttaatattattattattttaaaatttgaaaaaattgaattgtttattatattttgtgtaaaaatttaaaaaatttataataatgaaatgaaataagatgaaacacttttactatccaaacggggccttaatgTTCTGATGGCCTCCAAATTTGGCAAAGATTACATCCCCAGCTGAATTTAGACACTTAATACATATAATTGAGTTCCATTAACAGTGCAACAATCCTTCCGCTAACACACTAACTTTGGCTCTATATTAATAGCCATAAGATGAAGGATTCGAGGAACCATCAACCCTGCTGATAATTCATTGTTTAGATATATAGAAACGATCATTCTGCCCCTGCTTCCAAGTTCAGaataaagaaggaaataatACCTATTAAAACAAATcccatcaaaacaaaataaaaggaaagataaaacaagaaaaccccattatttattataatcatTAATTAACTCATATATGCACTTGCATCTTAGCAAATTCCAGGCAAGTTGTCCCAAGAGCAGGCGTCGGGGGTTCTACTGTGGTCAGTTGTGGCACCAAGTGGAAAAAATGAAGCTATATGTTGCATGTCGATCCCAATATTATCATCTGTTACACCTGAAGATTGGCCATTGGAGATTTCCCCACTATCACTGTACCAATCTGGGACTTGCATGTTTGAAGGGATACCATTGAACAGTTTCGACAAGTCTTCATTCATGGAGTTGATCAGAACCCCTGATTCTTCCTGTGGTTTCACTCCTGTATGTATAAAAAGGAACATGTTAAGCAAGAGgcattattaatattcatatgtCTCAGTAAAGTTAGTTGGTTTGAatctatttgattttttcatatGTGGATCACATCAATTTAATAGAACCAGGTGTCTGTAGTGTCTGTAATTGAAACAGCACCATACTTGTGTTCTTCTATTAGTAACACTAGCAGTAATTACAACAACTATAATTCAGGTACGCCTAAAGTCATATGAATAATATTTGCTTATCTAACCTACCTTCATCTTCTGCAAAACTCCTAGAAACTCAAAAAGATTTGACAGAATGGGATTTTTAGGCTATCCTAATGATGATGGTGAAATGGTGAGATTGGGGGGGCATAAAGGAAATCAATATAAATGAAAGCTAGGTATAATTTCACTGAACATTTTTCCAGTATACATGGGAAAACTAGATTGTGTACCGTCCAGATTTCGtatattttgtcttttaatTTGCACCCCGAAATTACCAGTTTTTACACTTTGCACCCTAGATCACGATCTGACCATCAAGATCCTAGCAATGTCCTATATTTCATTGATCTTTTGATCTCAATCGAGGTGGTAGTTTCGGGTGCAAATTGACAATTTTGATAGTTTAGGgtacaatttgaaaataatagcGAATAGTTAGGATTGCAGCATGTATTTCCCAAATTAGAGTTAAAGAATCTATAATCTAAATTCGTAACTTAGAATTGTTAGCAGACAGGAATTGCAACTGAAGCATGAAAACTGGAATTAATGTCTAAAAATATCTTAAGCTCGCACACACTGGCACAGCCCAGAGACAGAGCACGTAGAAAACAGAAACAGTGCATCAAAATTCTATAGCCTACAACAATCATACAGCATTCAACGATAACTTAAAATGCAATAATTCAATGAACTCACTAAGACATagattcttatatattattagtactaGTTTAAGCAAATTAGAAAGAGAAGTCACCAGATGAGCAATGAGTAGAACTAGAACCCAGCTTGAACCCCTCGAACACACGCTTTTCTTCCAAAAAACTCTGTGTCTTCAAACCGTGGCTTGACGCTGCCAATGCCTGAGCCTCCTCCAACAAGTCCTCCAACAACCCATTGCCACTGCCCTGACTCGCAGCCGCATTAACCTTGGTATCGATGGTAATCTCCGACATCTCGGCCTGAGAAGGATGGGATGATAATTGGTTTGAAGGGAGCTCCTGTTTCACAGAATAAGCAAAGACCGGCGACACCATTTGGTCTAGTTCTAATTGCGTCCTTGGAAACTGCGGCGAACTGTGGCTAAAAGTAACTGGGAACTGAAAGGAAGCCATATCAGGCAACTGGGTCAATGCAAGCTGACCCAGAGGAGCTTTATTACTCTGTGTTGTTGACGGAATAGGCAGTGAGAACCCGGTGGAGTCACGGTAGCGCTTGAAGCGAATAGGGGTGCCTAGGATCGGAGGGGGGCGCTGGAAGGTgaacgaggaggaggaggtggtggtggggtcaaagagagggaaagaggtGCCGGTGGTGAAGGGCTGTGGAGAAAGGGGTTGGTGAGAAGGAGAGTGGGGTGGTGGGGTGGGGGAGAGAGTTAAAGAAGGATATTGGTGGTGGGAGTGGAAATGGAAGCTCGGACTGTTTGGGTTAGTGGGTGTGGATGGGGCTGAAGGGGTAGAGGAGGCTGGAGTGGTGGGTTGGGAATAGGATTGGGATTGGGATTGGGATGATGGCTGGATGTCAGGTGGGTAGAGAGGGAGGCCTTGCCGCTGCCGCCGCTTCACCCTGGTGTTCCAGTAGTTCTTGATTTCGTTGTCTGTTCGTCCAGGTAACTGgcaaagagagagacagagtcATTGTCAATGCAAAACAAACCAGGCAA from Juglans regia cultivar Chandler chromosome 2, Walnut 2.0, whole genome shotgun sequence carries:
- the LOC108984259 gene encoding transcription factor MYB120, which produces MTPGSNNNTPGAQNEGVGSTESSAGVGGAEGNGGHGGGVTLKKGPWTAVEDAILTEYVRKHGEGNWNAVQRNSGLARCGKSCRLRWANHLRPNLKKGAFSPEEERLILQLHAKYGNKWARMAARLPGRTDNEIKNYWNTRVKRRQRQGLPLYPPDIQPSSQSQSQSYSQPTTPASSTPSAPSTPTNPNSPSFHFHSHHQYPSLTLSPTPPPHSPSHQPLSPQPFTTGTSFPLFDPTTTSSSSFTFQRPPPILGTPIRFKRYRDSTGFSLPIPSTTQSNKAPLGQLALTQLPDMASFQFPVTFSHSSPQFPRTQLELDQMVSPVFAYSVKQELPSNQLSSHPSQAEMSEITIDTKVNAAASQGSGNGLLEDLLEEAQALAASSHGLKTQSFLEEKRVFEGFKLGSSSTHCSSGVKPQEESGVLINSMNEDLSKLFNGIPSNMQVPDWYSDSGEISNGQSSGVTDDNIGIDMQHIASFFPLGATTDHSRTPDACSWDNLPGIC
- the LOC108984267 gene encoding autophagy-related protein 8C-like, encoding MAKSSFKLEHPLERRQAESARIREKYPDRIPVIVEKAERSEIPNIDKKKYLVPADLTVGQFVYVVRKRIKLSAEKAIFIFVKNILPPTAAMMSAIYEENKDEDGFLYMTYSGENTFGTF